A stretch of the Clostridium botulinum genome encodes the following:
- a CDS encoding M20/M25/M40 family metallo-hydrolase, whose product MSNYVNKLKELGEKYHDDVIAFSQKLIQTPSISETEKGVADLILAKLKELNFDEVYRDKIGNVIGIVKGTEDGPTIMYNGHMDHVDPGDVKNWQGYDPYGGEVDVCEVDNQDKTAKDMVECIHGRAASDVKCGLAAQIYSGGILAQMKKEGFEFKGNYMFAGVVEEEPAEAIGMTYLIDNTFPEKGYTYDAMVSCEATSLKIYCGHRGRTEMLATVFGRTSHGSAPWLGINAIYKAMPLINKLKDELYPSLPSDDKLGKSSIALTIIECLPGALSIVPDKCMLSIDRRTIPGENAEIALKQVQDIIDKLEKEDPEFKAKVEVKYGNHISYTGVENHVAKDMTAWKIAEDNPFVKAATKGLEEVGQKVKYGYWDFATDSSKTAGIDKKPTIGYSPMQEQFAHTPYDKCRIDFIDKAVIGNVSIFLNVVNCDEEAYKPLVW is encoded by the coding sequence ATGTCTAATTATGTTAACAAATTAAAGGAACTAGGAGAAAAATATCATGATGATGTAATAGCATTTTCTCAAAAGCTTATCCAAACACCTAGTATTTCGGAGACAGAAAAAGGGGTAGCAGATCTTATTTTAGCAAAACTTAAGGAGCTTAATTTTGATGAAGTTTATAGAGATAAAATCGGAAATGTTATAGGTATTGTAAAAGGAACTGAAGATGGTCCTACTATAATGTATAACGGTCATATGGACCATGTTGATCCAGGGGATGTGAAAAATTGGCAAGGTTATGATCCATATGGTGGTGAAGTAGATGTATGTGAAGTAGATAATCAAGATAAAACTGCTAAAGATATGGTTGAATGTATTCATGGTCGTGCAGCATCTGATGTTAAATGTGGGCTTGCAGCGCAAATATATTCAGGTGGAATATTAGCTCAAATGAAAAAAGAAGGATTTGAATTTAAAGGAAATTATATGTTTGCAGGGGTTGTTGAAGAAGAACCAGCAGAGGCTATTGGAATGACATATCTTATAGATAATACATTTCCTGAAAAAGGATACACATATGATGCTATGGTATCTTGTGAGGCAACTTCACTTAAAATTTATTGTGGACATCGTGGAAGGACAGAAATGCTTGCAACAGTATTTGGAAGAACTTCTCATGGTAGTGCACCTTGGCTAGGAATAAATGCTATATATAAAGCAATGCCATTAATTAATAAATTAAAAGATGAACTTTATCCTTCATTACCAAGTGATGATAAGTTAGGAAAATCATCAATTGCATTAACAATAATAGAATGTCTTCCAGGAGCATTATCTATAGTACCTGACAAATGTATGCTTTCAATAGATCGTCGTACAATACCAGGTGAAAATGCAGAAATAGCATTAAAACAAGTACAAGATATAATAGATAAATTGGAAAAAGAAGATCCTGAATTTAAAGCTAAAGTGGAGGTTAAATATGGAAATCACATTTCTTATACAGGAGTAGAAAATCATGTTGCTAAAGATATGACAGCTTGGAAGATAGCTGAAGATAATCCATTTGTAAAAGCAGCAACAAAAGGTCTTGAAGAGGTAGGGCAAAAAGTTAAATATGGATATTGGGATTTTGCAACAGATTCTAGTAAAACAGCTGGAATAGATAAAAAACCTACTATAGGATATTCTCCAATGCAAGAACAATTCGCTCATACTCCTTATGATAAATGTCGTATAGATTTTATAGATAAGGCTGTTATAGGTAATGTATCTATATTCTTAAATGTTGTAAATTGTGATGAGGAAGCATATAAGCCATTAGTATGGTAA
- a CDS encoding hotdog fold domain-containing protein: MRKVSVLSYRMTTADSNNPQGIVPIGRQFDFWGDAETELMILNDGDESLCLGYNDVSFKEDIFVGEQLDFKATLIKVGNTSRTCRVQTFKVASPAKRIGIEGAKDTDMFYYDKPKLVGEGTVVLVVKKELQRGQQPDGIIVDPWKDID; encoded by the coding sequence ATGAGAAAGGTTTCGGTTTTAAGTTATAGAATGACTACAGCTGATTCAAATAATCCACAAGGAATTGTTCCAATTGGAAGGCAGTTTGACTTTTGGGGAGATGCAGAAACTGAGTTAATGATTTTAAATGATGGAGATGAATCTCTATGTCTTGGATATAATGATGTATCTTTCAAAGAAGATATTTTCGTTGGTGAACAATTAGATTTTAAAGCTACTTTAATAAAAGTTGGAAATACATCTCGTACTTGCAGAGTTCAAACTTTTAAAGTAGCATCTCCTGCAAAGAGAATAGGAATTGAAGGAGCAAAAGATACAGACATGTTTTATTATGATAAACCTAAATTAGTAGGAGAAGGAACGGTTGTACTTGTAGTAAAAAAAGAATTACAACGTGGACAACAACCGGATGGAATTATAGTTGATCCATGGAAAGATATTGATTAA
- a CDS encoding SbcC/MukB-like Walker B domain-containing protein has product MKPRLLKISGLNSFENQQIIEFDKLTEKGLFGIFGPTGSGKSTILDAITIALYGKITRANKGFINTTTKNLNVIYEFEIGVGKERKIYLAERNIKVNKNDRYNTKYARLLEKSAEGEKIIAEGPTELQNEIQKIIGLTVDDFTRSVVLPQGKFSDFLKLGGREKRNMLERIFALEKYGQALSEKIKKVRNINLKEENILMGELKKYEDLTEEGFKEKESRLKELQKKQDGLKIKKRELDKSYEKYKEVWNLQLEFNEFKNKELQLNEKLDYINLKRKQFKKGQSALKVKHFIDEVTKTSISLNKNSEQLKDIQMDFKKIEEELLITEKNYNHSLKKKDEMIPKLIKEESDFSRAIEINKKILIIEDETEKLRENYKNIKDEKNKILAKIKSLVDNREKIVKEINDIENRLNDIKVEPEYREKLQCALEKENDYKKSLEKQLELQKKISEKQEKIEETCKEYDEILKVKNEYDCIVKKLEEEDTKLTENNPGDNRLLLNNSQKLNDITKRLEELLKDNVRKIEIEELLKEISNKKSPLEKEMNLLKDKLLKNKDLLKDVENQIKYIRENNLASLLSEKLVEGEPCPVCGSIHHTNIVIPIDKNAINKAEKENLELQNIIENLNDKLTKLSIQFVSLDKEEEHIKGDYISLTEKLKDIDLEKLSEKKKKYELEFLELKEEIEKYNEHKKKVEINIKTKKEEKNIVDMKETRLGENIKNEKLILKELNSELMKESEKLNKLSQEYMTLKKELNVENIQVRMKEIIGFEKEAENIKDKEKELRKHIENIDTEKEKFLQKEKELDIKLGKVKQSGTEKSKSIKEYKCEVEKLCNGKEPQENLIIVTNKIKEISEINDKLKVKLEEEKKRKDIIYNEKLSLEKAEKIYNERLKEEKHKLNISLKENGFNDTSEVKKYLLDEEILLSIEKEINIFDDEIKNIKNNLERIEEKLNGDKIKSDKWEELNKTKEEIENIIANNLKEVATLQKVIEDLKKDLDNLKILRTKEKELEHKLSLLSDLTKLVEGNKFVEFVAMNQLRYIAREASRRLKEITRDRYALEIDLDGNFTIRDDFNGGELRDASTLSGGETFLASLSLALSLSSQVQLKGSAPLEFFFLDEGFGTLDTDLLDVVMSSLERLHSSRLSVGIISHVEELKNRVPVKLVVNPASPGEGGSKVKLEYT; this is encoded by the coding sequence ATGAAGCCTAGATTACTTAAAATTAGTGGACTTAATAGTTTTGAGAATCAGCAGATAATAGAATTTGATAAGTTAACTGAAAAAGGTCTATTTGGGATATTTGGACCTACTGGAAGTGGAAAATCTACAATATTGGATGCAATAACAATTGCACTATATGGAAAAATAACAAGAGCTAATAAAGGCTTTATAAATACGACTACAAAGAATTTAAATGTAATTTATGAATTTGAAATCGGTGTTGGAAAAGAAAGAAAAATATATTTAGCTGAACGAAATATTAAAGTAAACAAAAATGATAGATATAATACAAAATATGCACGTTTACTAGAAAAAAGTGCAGAAGGTGAAAAAATTATTGCGGAAGGGCCTACTGAATTACAAAATGAAATACAAAAAATAATTGGACTTACAGTAGATGATTTTACAAGATCAGTAGTATTGCCACAAGGAAAATTTAGTGACTTTTTAAAACTAGGTGGAAGAGAAAAAAGAAATATGCTTGAAAGAATTTTCGCCTTGGAAAAGTATGGTCAAGCTCTGTCAGAAAAAATAAAAAAGGTAAGAAATATTAATTTAAAAGAAGAAAATATTTTAATGGGTGAACTAAAGAAATATGAAGATTTAACAGAAGAAGGTTTTAAAGAAAAAGAAAGTAGATTAAAGGAGTTACAAAAGAAACAAGATGGACTTAAGATTAAAAAAAGAGAGTTAGATAAAAGTTATGAAAAATATAAAGAAGTATGGAATCTACAATTAGAATTTAATGAATTTAAAAATAAAGAATTGCAATTAAATGAGAAATTAGATTACATAAATTTAAAAAGAAAACAATTTAAAAAGGGACAAAGTGCCTTAAAAGTCAAGCATTTTATTGATGAAGTTACTAAGACATCTATAAGTCTTAATAAAAATTCAGAACAGTTAAAAGATATACAAATGGATTTTAAAAAAATAGAAGAGGAATTATTAATTACAGAAAAGAATTATAATCACTCGTTAAAAAAAAAGGACGAGATGATACCTAAGCTTATAAAAGAGGAAAGTGATTTTAGTAGAGCAATAGAAATTAACAAAAAAATATTAATAATAGAAGATGAAACAGAAAAGTTAAGAGAAAATTATAAGAATATAAAGGATGAAAAAAATAAAATATTAGCAAAAATTAAGTCACTAGTAGATAATAGAGAAAAAATAGTTAAAGAAATAAATGATATAGAAAATAGACTAAATGATATAAAAGTAGAACCTGAGTATAGAGAAAAGCTTCAATGTGCACTAGAAAAAGAAAATGATTATAAAAAGTCTTTAGAGAAACAATTAGAATTACAAAAGAAAATATCTGAAAAACAAGAAAAGATAGAAGAAACGTGTAAAGAGTATGATGAAATTTTAAAAGTTAAAAATGAATATGATTGTATAGTTAAAAAATTAGAAGAAGAAGATACGAAACTTACAGAAAATAATCCTGGAGATAATAGGTTACTTCTTAATAATTCTCAAAAATTAAATGATATTACTAAAAGATTAGAAGAGTTATTAAAAGATAATGTTAGAAAAATAGAAATAGAAGAGTTATTAAAAGAAATTTCAAATAAAAAGAGTCCTTTAGAAAAAGAGATGAATTTATTAAAAGATAAATTATTAAAAAACAAAGATTTACTAAAAGATGTTGAAAATCAAATTAAATATATAAGAGAAAATAATTTAGCTAGTCTATTATCAGAAAAATTAGTAGAGGGTGAACCGTGTCCAGTATGTGGTTCAATTCATCATACTAACATAGTTATACCAATTGATAAAAATGCAATAAACAAAGCTGAAAAAGAAAATTTAGAGCTACAAAATATAATTGAAAATTTAAATGATAAACTTACAAAGTTATCTATACAATTTGTAAGTTTAGATAAAGAAGAAGAGCATATAAAAGGTGATTACATATCATTAACTGAAAAGTTAAAAGATATAGACTTGGAAAAGTTAAGTGAAAAGAAGAAAAAATATGAATTAGAATTTTTAGAGTTAAAGGAAGAGATTGAAAAATATAATGAGCACAAAAAGAAAGTAGAAATAAATATAAAAACTAAAAAAGAAGAAAAAAATATAGTAGATATGAAAGAAACAAGATTAGGTGAAAATATAAAAAATGAAAAATTAATTCTTAAAGAATTAAATAGTGAATTAATGAAAGAAAGTGAAAAATTAAATAAATTATCACAGGAATATATGACATTAAAGAAAGAACTTAATGTTGAAAATATTCAAGTTAGAATGAAAGAGATAATAGGTTTTGAAAAGGAAGCAGAAAATATTAAAGACAAAGAGAAAGAACTTAGAAAACATATTGAAAATATAGATACAGAAAAGGAAAAATTTTTACAAAAAGAAAAGGAACTTGATATTAAATTAGGGAAAGTAAAGCAAAGTGGAACAGAGAAATCTAAAAGTATTAAAGAATATAAATGTGAAGTAGAAAAACTTTGTAATGGTAAAGAACCACAAGAAAATTTAATTATAGTTACAAATAAGATAAAAGAAATATCCGAAATAAACGATAAATTAAAAGTTAAATTGGAAGAAGAAAAAAAGAGAAAAGATATAATTTATAATGAAAAATTATCTTTAGAAAAAGCAGAAAAAATTTATAATGAAAGATTAAAAGAAGAAAAACATAAGTTAAATATTTCATTAAAAGAAAATGGATTTAATGACACATCAGAAGTAAAAAAATATTTGTTAGATGAAGAAATACTTTTAAGTATAGAAAAAGAAATTAATATTTTTGATGATGAAATCAAAAATATTAAAAATAATTTAGAAAGAATTGAAGAAAAGTTAAATGGTGATAAAATAAAATCAGATAAATGGGAAGAATTAAATAAAACTAAAGAAGAAATAGAAAATATTATAGCAAATAATTTAAAGGAAGTTGCTACACTTCAAAAAGTTATTGAAGACTTAAAAAAAGATTTAGATAATTTAAAAATACTAAGAACAAAGGAAAAAGAATTAGAACATAAATTAAGTCTTTTAAGTGATTTAACAAAATTAGTAGAAGGAAATAAATTCGTTGAATTTGTAGCAATGAATCAATTAAGGTATATAGCAAGAGAAGCCTCTAGAAGATTAAAGGAAATAACAAGAGATAGATATGCATTGGAAATAGACCTTGATGGAAACTTTACAATTAGAGATGACTTTAATGGAGGGGAACTTAGAGATGCAAGTACGTTGTCAGGGGGAGAGACATTCCTAGCCTCATTATCTTTAGCATTATCTCTATCATCTCAAGTTCAGTTAAAAGGAAGTGCTCCACTTGAATTTTTCTTTTTAGATGAAGGATTCGGAACTTTAGATACAGATTTATTGGATGTAGTTATGAGTTCCCTTGAAAGACTGCATAGTTCTAGGTTATCTGTTGGAATAATAAGTCATGTTGAAGAATTAAAAAATAGAGTTCCAGTTAAGTTAGTTGTAAATCCTGCAAGTCCTGGTGAGGGGGGAAGTAAGGTAAAATTAGAATATACTTAA
- a CDS encoding CaiB/BaiF CoA transferase family protein, with product MSKALEGLKVLDLTHAYNGPFCTTLLGDNGADVIKFEPPSGDQCRTWSPIDDKSGESGFFAFLNRNKKGVTLNLKTQKGKEIFYNMVKDADVVVENFRAGVAKKLGVDYETLKNINPKIIYASGSGFGQYGPLANRPCYDIVAQSMAGMVNLTGFPDAPPTKVGPSVADNVTGIYLCVGILMALYNREKTGLGQQVDVAMFDTIFTLLENAIVINTMTGKIPQRQGNIDSSIAPFDIYKTNDGYVSIGVGNDRLFERFCKMLEREDLLEDPRYKTNDLRLKNYLPELRETIVDWAQNRSKFDIENMCNDAGVPCGPVLNMKESINHPQVKARELMVHMNHPKIGEMYFQGVPIKLSRTPGSVDTPGPLLGQHNAEVYKLSEEDLNKLKEEGII from the coding sequence ATGTCAAAAGCATTAGAAGGTTTGAAAGTACTAGACTTGACTCATGCGTATAATGGACCGTTTTGTACAACTTTACTTGGAGATAATGGAGCGGATGTTATAAAATTTGAGCCTCCTAGTGGAGATCAATGCAGAACTTGGAGTCCTATAGATGATAAAAGTGGAGAAAGTGGATTCTTTGCATTTTTAAATCGTAATAAAAAAGGGGTAACCCTTAATTTAAAAACTCAAAAAGGTAAAGAGATTTTTTATAATATGGTTAAAGATGCTGACGTAGTCGTAGAAAATTTTAGAGCTGGAGTTGCAAAAAAACTTGGAGTAGATTATGAAACTTTGAAAAATATTAATCCTAAAATAATTTATGCATCTGGTTCTGGATTTGGACAATACGGACCTCTTGCTAATAGACCTTGTTATGATATCGTCGCACAATCAATGGCAGGAATGGTTAATTTAACGGGATTTCCTGATGCGCCACCAACAAAAGTAGGACCTTCTGTTGCAGATAATGTTACAGGCATATATCTATGTGTTGGAATTCTTATGGCACTTTATAATCGAGAAAAAACAGGATTAGGTCAACAGGTAGATGTTGCGATGTTTGATACAATATTTACTCTTTTAGAAAATGCAATAGTAATAAATACAATGACAGGCAAGATACCACAAAGACAAGGAAATATAGATTCATCAATAGCACCATTTGATATTTATAAAACAAATGATGGATATGTGTCAATTGGAGTTGGAAATGACAGATTATTTGAAAGATTCTGTAAGATGCTTGAGAGAGAAGATTTGCTTGAAGATCCAAGATATAAAACAAATGATCTTAGATTAAAAAATTATTTGCCAGAGTTAAGGGAAACAATAGTCGATTGGGCCCAAAATAGAAGTAAATTTGATATTGAAAATATGTGTAATGATGCAGGTGTACCTTGTGGACCTGTGTTAAATATGAAAGAGTCCATAAATCATCCTCAAGTAAAGGCGAGAGAACTTATGGTTCATATGAATCATCCTAAAATTGGAGAAATGTATTTCCAAGGAGTGCCTATTAAGTTATCTAGGACTCCAGGTAGTGTAGATACTCCAGGACCACTTTTAGGACAGCATAATGCAGAAGTATATAAGTTATCAGAAGAAGATCTCAATAAATTAAAAGAAGAAGGCATTATTTAA
- a CDS encoding MSCRAMM family protein: MANIYQDKYILGQSTSGTITADKQEINLDLTLQPNNNTINGGNISGTVTNATGTAIQGAYVKLMSSTYEPLRHTVTDASGNYTFQNVAPGTYYIFAIASGMNLAQSPLITVQAYQYYIQNFSLTENPSSKLAIIAGDLTESGTVTAISGAIISLFLVASGTETLQAITYSNQYGQFVFRDVPKGSYVVKITALGYDSTSQNVTINADGQIEQVIKALTPSSPVTAKGTVSGIITNASGTPISGADVILYQVNTSTPNNPLTPIAFTKTNNNGVYLFAGVANGTYKVKSNELETVTVNI, encoded by the coding sequence ATGGCTAATATATATCAAGACAAATATATTTTAGGACAATCAACTTCTGGTACAATTACTGCAGATAAACAAGAAATAAACTTAGATTTAACTCTTCAACCGAATAATAATACTATTAATGGAGGAAATATTAGTGGTACTGTTACTAATGCTACTGGTACTGCTATTCAAGGTGCATATGTAAAATTAATGTCAAGTACCTATGAGCCATTAAGACATACAGTAACTGATGCTAGTGGAAATTATACTTTTCAAAATGTAGCACCAGGAACGTATTATATATTTGCTATAGCTAGTGGTATGAATTTAGCTCAAAGTCCATTAATAACAGTTCAAGCTTATCAGTATTATATTCAAAACTTTAGTTTAACTGAAAATCCATCTTCTAAACTTGCAATAATTGCTGGAGATTTAACTGAAAGTGGTACAGTTACTGCTATAAGTGGAGCTATTATATCTTTATTCTTAGTTGCTTCAGGAACCGAAACTTTACAAGCTATAACTTATAGTAACCAATATGGTCAATTTGTATTTCGTGATGTTCCAAAAGGAAGCTATGTTGTAAAAATTACTGCTTTGGGATATGATAGTACATCACAAAATGTAACTATAAATGCCGATGGACAAATAGAACAAGTTATTAAAGCTTTGACTCCAAGTTCACCAGTTACTGCAAAAGGAACAGTATCAGGTATTATTACAAATGCTTCTGGTACACCTATAAGTGGTGCAGATGTTATACTTTATCAGGTTAATACCTCAACTCCTAATAATCCATTAACACCTATTGCATTCACCAAAACAAATAATAATGGTGTATATTTATTTGCTGGTGTTGCCAATGGAACGTATAAGGTAAAATCTAATG
- a CDS encoding exonuclease SbcCD subunit D: MRILHTSDWHLGKNLEGASRLEEQEQFIEDFIHIVDEKCIDMVIISGDIYDNSNPPAKAEKLFYKALKGISKDGKRLTLVIAGNHDNPDRLSAASPLAYEQGVIILGKPKSYPQIGKCGAHNILNAGEGYIELEINNEKAVVITLPYPSEKRLNEVLFESIEEEDRQKSYSDKIKQIFNSLSDKYREDTINLLVSHLFVLGGEETDSERPIQLGGSLAISAGIFPEKAQYIALGHLHRPQEIKSKSRCIYAGSPLQYSKSEIGYIKGCYVVDLMAGKEPDVESISFKNYKPIEIWKCEGVEEAIKRCEENSERNVWVYLEIKTDKYISQEDIKSMKRFKKDILEIRPIIIGADEFEEDIFCNIKEKSMKELFKDFYIKQRSTEPSDEIMDLFLSIVQEDGEEDEA, encoded by the coding sequence ATGAGAATATTACATACTTCAGATTGGCATTTAGGAAAAAATTTAGAAGGAGCAAGTAGGCTCGAAGAACAAGAACAATTCATTGAAGATTTTATCCACATTGTGGATGAAAAATGTATAGATATGGTTATTATTTCAGGTGATATATATGATAATAGTAATCCCCCTGCAAAAGCAGAAAAATTATTTTATAAAGCATTAAAAGGAATATCAAAGGATGGAAAGCGATTAACTTTAGTTATAGCAGGAAATCATGATAATCCAGATAGACTATCAGCTGCAAGCCCACTTGCATATGAACAAGGTGTAATAATACTTGGAAAACCTAAAAGTTATCCACAGATTGGAAAATGTGGTGCTCATAATATATTAAATGCTGGAGAAGGGTATATTGAATTAGAAATAAATAATGAAAAAGCAGTTGTTATAACATTACCTTATCCTAGCGAAAAAAGGTTAAATGAAGTTTTGTTTGAAAGTATAGAAGAAGAGGATAGGCAAAAAAGTTATTCGGATAAAATAAAACAAATATTTAATAGTTTATCAGATAAATATAGAGAGGATACTATAAATTTATTAGTATCTCATTTGTTTGTATTAGGGGGAGAGGAGACGGATTCAGAAAGACCTATACAATTAGGGGGAAGCCTTGCTATAAGTGCAGGTATATTCCCAGAAAAGGCACAGTACATAGCTTTAGGACATTTACATAGACCGCAAGAAATAAAGTCTAAAAGTAGATGTATATATGCGGGTTCACCCCTTCAATATAGCAAAAGTGAAATAGGTTATATAAAGGGATGCTATGTTGTTGATTTAATGGCTGGTAAAGAACCTGATGTAGAAAGTATTTCATTTAAAAATTATAAGCCTATAGAAATTTGGAAATGTGAAGGAGTAGAAGAGGCTATAAAAAGGTGTGAGGAAAATAGTGAAAGAAATGTATGGGTATATCTTGAGATAAAAACAGATAAGTATATATCTCAAGAAGATATAAAATCTATGAAAAGATTTAAAAAGGATATATTAGAAATTAGACCTATAATTATTGGTGCAGATGAATTTGAAGAGGATATATTTTGTAATATAAAAGAAAAAAGTATGAAAGAACTATTTAAGGATTTTTATATAAAACAGAGAAGTACAGAACCAAGTGATGAAATTATGGATTTATTTTTGAGTATAGTTCAAGAGGATGGTGAAGAAGATGAAGCCTAG
- a CDS encoding hotdog fold domain-containing protein, with amino-acid sequence MTCSDVNKECYTTTMRYRMSSRDVFYGGGVVNGARSITYMGDLAERLISKVFNNSGRCIGIEKIRLHNPVFAGDYMEFIARVIERDDKKVKIECRSFKVAAIPENPEFESSIDVLEEPQISTSAIMIYESLS; translated from the coding sequence ATGACTTGTTCAGATGTTAATAAAGAATGTTATACAACAACTATGCGTTATAGAATGTCAAGTAGAGATGTATTTTATGGAGGAGGAGTTGTAAATGGAGCACGTTCTATAACATATATGGGAGATTTAGCTGAAAGATTAATATCAAAGGTTTTTAATAATTCAGGAAGATGTATAGGAATAGAAAAAATTAGATTGCATAATCCAGTATTTGCTGGGGATTATATGGAATTTATAGCTAGAGTTATTGAAAGAGATGATAAAAAAGTAAAAATAGAATGCCGTTCTTTTAAAGTAGCAGCTATACCAGAAAATCCAGAATTTGAAAGTTCAATAGATGTTTTAGAAGAACCACAAATATCGACATCTGCAATAATGATATATGAATCATTAAGTTAA
- a CDS encoding Na+/H+ antiporter NhaC family protein has protein sequence MENSNNTTKRGNGWALLPLAVFLIMYLVPSIITKNFYKMPVNVSFLVASIVAIAINREEKINKKIEIFCKGAGNINIILMCIIFILAGAFAQVAKEMGAVTSTVNLGLTILPGNILLAGVFIICCFISLSIGTSVGTIAALAPMALGIAEKMGIPIGLALGAVISGAMFGDNLSMISDTTIAATKTQGCEMKDKFKMNISIVIPAAVITAIIFGAISIGNNASIVSGYEYSIIKVLPYLIVLISALCGMNVMLVLVSGTIFAGIVGMITHAFDIWGFMKAIETGISGMSGIIIMSLLIGGMVEVIKHNGGITFLLNLITKRIKSKKGGEFGIAALVSIVDVCTANNTIAIVMAGPIAKDIADKYDIDPRRSASILDTFSCFFQGIIPYGAQILTAVGVSGSIISPFDVMRYLYYPYLMGVCAILCIVFGIPKARECTIIQNVEK, from the coding sequence ATGGAAAATAGTAATAATACTACGAAAAGGGGTAATGGATGGGCTTTATTGCCACTAGCTGTATTTCTAATTATGTATTTAGTACCATCTATAATTACAAAGAATTTTTATAAGATGCCGGTAAATGTTTCATTTTTAGTTGCTAGTATTGTGGCGATAGCAATAAATAGAGAAGAAAAAATAAATAAAAAGATAGAGATATTTTGTAAGGGGGCAGGAAACATAAATATTATATTAATGTGTATAATATTTATACTCGCTGGTGCTTTTGCTCAAGTTGCAAAGGAAATGGGAGCTGTAACTTCAACTGTTAATCTTGGACTTACAATTTTACCAGGAAATATATTACTCGCAGGTGTTTTCATTATTTGTTGTTTTATATCATTATCAATAGGAACGTCGGTTGGAACTATAGCCGCACTTGCACCTATGGCACTTGGAATTGCTGAAAAGATGGGAATACCAATTGGACTTGCTCTTGGAGCTGTAATAAGTGGGGCAATGTTCGGAGATAATTTATCTATGATTTCAGATACAACAATAGCTGCAACAAAGACTCAAGGTTGTGAGATGAAAGATAAGTTTAAGATGAATATATCAATTGTTATACCAGCAGCAGTAATTACAGCAATAATTTTTGGTGCAATAAGTATAGGAAATAATGCTTCAATTGTAAGTGGATATGAGTATAGCATTATAAAAGTTTTACCCTACTTAATTGTACTTATTTCTGCGTTATGTGGAATGAATGTAATGTTAGTTTTAGTTAGTGGAACTATTTTTGCCGGAATAGTTGGTATGATAACCCACGCCTTTGATATTTGGGGATTTATGAAAGCTATTGAAACAGGTATATCTGGTATGTCTGGTATTATAATTATGTCTTTACTAATAGGTGGAATGGTTGAGGTAATTAAACATAATGGTGGAATTACATTCTTACTTAATTTAATTACTAAAAGAATTAAAAGTAAAAAAGGTGGAGAATTTGGTATAGCAGCTTTAGTAAGTATTGTTGATGTATGTACAGCTAATAATACTATAGCCATAGTAATGGCAGGACCTATAGCTAAAGATATTGCTGATAAATATGATATTGATCCAAGAAGATCCGCAAGTATATTAGATACTTTTTCATGCTTTTTTCAGGGAATAATTCCATATGGAGCACAAATATTAACAGCAGTAGGAGTTTCGGGATCCATAATATCTCCTTTTGATGTTATGAGGTATTTATATTATCCTTACCTAATGGGTGTATGTGCTATTTTATGCATAGTATTTGGGATACCAAAAGCTAGGGAATGCACTATAATACAGAATGTAGAAAAGTAA